The genomic segment AGCGCTGCAAGTGCTGCAGACAGCCCCTGCTCTGGAGCGTGTGGCCTACGAACTGGTACAGGATATGGCAGCAGAGCACATCGTCTATGCCGAGATCCGCTATGCCCCTCAGTTATGCATACGACGCGGCCTTTCCATGCAACAAGTCATTGATGCCGTCGCAGCAGGGCTTCAGGCAGCTCGCACGGACTTTGGCGTACGCACGGGACAAATCATCTGCTGCCTGCGCCATGACCCATCGGCACTGAGCCACGAAGTAGCCCAGTATGCCATCCAAAACTGGTGCCCGGGCAAAGTAGTAGGGCTGGACCTGGCTGCTGATGAAGCGGAACACAGTGGCTTTCCTCACCGTACCGCCTTCCGCCTGGCACGCGGCGTGGGCATGCCACGTACTGTCCACGCTGGTGAAGCTGCTGGAGCAGAGAGCATCCGCGAAGCCATCCATCTGCTGAGGGCGCAGCGTCTAGGCCATGGCGTCCATCTGGAAGAAGACCCCACGCTGTTCGCCCCGGTGCGGGAAAACCACATCAGCCTGGAGATGTGCCCCACCAGCAACGTGCAAACACGCGCCGTGAACAGTTTAGCCGAGCATCCTATTGACCGTTACCTGAAACTTGGCCTGCCCGTTACCGTGAATACCGATGGCCGCACTACTTCCAACACCACGCTGACCCAGGAGTATGGAAAACTAGTCAGGCAATTTGGTTGGGGTTTGTCAGAAATTCAGCATACCGTGCTGACTGCCGCACGCAGCACCTTCGCCAGCGAAGAAGAAAGACAAGAATTATGTCGCATCATCCTCGACCAGTGGCCGCAAGCATGATTCGACGCATAGCAAACAGCATCGTCTTCTATCAATTTGCTTCCTTGACCCACTACGAAGAACTATTGCACGCTGTCTTCACACGCATAGGCGGGACCAGCCAAGGCTCATTCCAGAGCCTCAACGTGGGGCATTTCATCGGGGATGATGACACAGCCGTGCAGTCCAACCATGAGCGCATCTTCCAGACCTTGGGCATCAAAGCGGACACCGTCGTTACTGCCCGCCAAGTGCATGGCGAACACGTAGCCGTCGTCGGTGCTGCCCAGTGGGGGACCATCATGCCGGCAACCGATAGCCTCGTCAGTGCGGAGCGCGGCACTGCCCTCTTGCTGCGCTTTGCTGATTGCGTGCCGTTGATGCTCTACGATCCATCACGCCACGCCATTGGCTTGGTGCATGTCGGCTGGCGCGGCCTATTTGCTGACGTAGTGTTGAATACCGTGGCAGCATTGCGGCAGGCATTTGCCTGCAACCCATGCCATCTCGTTGCCGGCATCGGCCCAGCCATCGGCCCTTGCTGCTATGAAGTCGGTCCTGAAGTGGTGGCGCAAGTCGAGCAAGCCTTTGGGGCTGGCAGCGACCTCCTGCTACCCCAGCCAAATGGAACAGTCCATTTCGACTTGCCTGGGGCAGTGCGTCGGCAGTTACAAGACCTAGGCGTGACACAAATCGAGGATAGCGGACTGTGCACCAGTTGCCACACCGCCGAATTCTTCTCCCATCGTGCGGAGCATGGCCGTACCGGTCGCTTCGCCGCCATGTTGGCTCTACGCTGATGTCCCTCTGCTTTTGACGCATCTTCATTCCTGCCTTATAATAACGAAAATTAGGAGCATCTTGACAACCAATGCACATAGTTGCAGAGCAAATTGAATTCCACACACGTGTCCTTCCAGCAGGAGAAACGGATTGCGTAAAACATTATGTAGCGAGTCGTTAGCAACCGTAGTTTTGGAGGCCATAAGGAGGGCCAGCCAATATGGAAACTCAAATGAATAAGATTGTGCAAGGCATGACCCAGATCAACCTGCTCATCGTGCAGTTAGGCGACTACTACATGTCCCATCCCACTCCCCAGAACGAGATACTCCTCAAGGTCTCGCTGTTCCTAGGGGCTTACAACGCGGCCCTCGACTATCTTGTGCGCGCACCTTCTTTTGGCGAGGCAGAGATCAACGATCTCATCGAGATCCTTCAGCCCCATGACCCTGATGAGGCAGCCCTCCTGCAGCAAATTCTCCCTCAGCTTCAAGCCGTCGTCCTGCCCGAACATCGCCAGGAACTCCGACAGGCGTATGCTAACCGACTGATGAAGTCCCTGAACATGAACTTTGATCTAGGCAGACAGTTGCTGCGTGCCAGAGAGATGAGAGACCAGGGCGCGTCCGATGCGGAAATCGAACACGCTATCAAGTCCGCCATGCCGGACAATCCGTTCTAAGTGAACAAATATGAATAGCCAGTCCGACTCAAATGGATTTTCGTCCGAGTTGGAGAGCAGGCCTGGCTTCGCTATTAGATCAACTATGTGCAATAGGAGGCACATAATGAAAGCAAGAAAGATAAGGGAGAATCTGTATTGGATGGGAGCTGTTGATTGGGACCGCCGGCTCTTTGATTCCTTGATTCCCCTGCCCGACGGGACCAGTTACAACGCCTATCTAGTCCAAGGAAGAGATAAAGTAGCACTGCTGGACACTGTTGACCCGACAATGACGCACATCCTCATGCACCAGTTAGAAAACGTGCCACGCCTGGACTATGTCGTCGCACACCACGCCGAGCAAGATCACTCCGGAGCCATCCCCCACGTCCTGGATAAATACGAGAACGCCCAAGTCGTTACCACGCCCAAGGGCAAGGGAATGCTTGTGGATCTCCTCTGCATTCCAGAAGAAAGAATCCTCACCATGGAAGACGGTGAGACTCTATCATTGGGTGGTAGGACACTGGAGTTCATTCATACGCCTTGGGTCCACTGGCCAGAGACGATGGTGACCTACCTGCCGGAGGAGCGCATTCTGTTCACCTGCGATTTCTTTGGTTCGCACCTCGCCACGACTGACCTGTACGTCACCGATGAGTGGCGCGTCTATGAAGCAGCCAAACGCTACTATGCAGAGATCATGATGCCCTTCCGCAAGGTCATCCGCAAGAATCTGGAGAAGATTGAGGGGCGTGATATTGACCTGATTGCCCCCAGCCACGGCCCAATCTACGACCGTCCGTCTTTTATCCTGGATGCATACCGAGATTGGGTTTCAGAAAAGCCTAAGAATATCGTGGTCTTGCCTTACGTCTCCATGCATGGCAGTACTAGGAGGATGGTGGAACACTTGGTCGGTGCACTGGCTGAACGAGGCATCACGGTACACCAGTTCGATCTGGCCGCCACCGACATCGGCAAGTTGGCCATTGCCCTGGTGGACGCTGCCACCATGGTCATCGGCACACCCACGGTGCACATCGGTCCACATCCCAATGTATTCTACGCTGCCTATCTAGCCAACGCACTGCGACCCAAACTGAAATTCGCGACCATCATTGGTTCTTACGGCTGGAGCAGCAAGGTTATCGAACAAATTGCCGTCTTGATCCCCAACCTGGAGGTCGAGGTTCTGGATCCTGTCCTATGTAAGGGATTCCCCAGGGAAGCAGATTTTCAGGCTTTGGATAGACTGGCAGCCACTATTGCGGACAAACACCGAGGTCTGAACCTATAAAGCAATAGGGGCGCGGTTCCATCGCACCCCTAGAGAAGCAAGCAGCCATTTCTGAGCGAGGAAACGTCCTATGATCCGTATTCTATCCCGTCAAGATGTACAACGTGCCGTAACTATGGCTGAAGCCATTGATGCAGTCCAAACAGCCTATATCCAACTATCGCAGGGCGAAGCCACTGTTCCCGTGCGTCTAGCACTTCACGTACCAAAGCAAGAAGGTGTCGTCCTGTACATGCCGGCTTACCTGGCGCGTACAGATGGTCTGGGTGCCAAAATTGCGACTGTGTTCCCTTATAACATCAAAATGGGTTTGCC from the Chloroflexota bacterium genome contains:
- the pgeF gene encoding peptidoglycan editing factor PgeF — protein: MIRRIANSIVFYQFASLTHYEELLHAVFTRIGGTSQGSFQSLNVGHFIGDDDTAVQSNHERIFQTLGIKADTVVTARQVHGEHVAVVGAAQWGTIMPATDSLVSAERGTALLLRFADCVPLMLYDPSRHAIGLVHVGWRGLFADVVLNTVAALRQAFACNPCHLVAGIGPAIGPCCYEVGPEVVAQVEQAFGAGSDLLLPQPNGTVHFDLPGAVRRQLQDLGVTQIEDSGLCTSCHTAEFFSHRAEHGRTGRFAAMLALR
- the add gene encoding adenosine deaminase; this encodes MTLTEETIRYLPKIELHVHLDTSVRPQTVRELGEEQGIDLPDDLEAALIAPPICENLADYLTRVVTALQVLQTAPALERVAYELVQDMAAEHIVYAEIRYAPQLCIRRGLSMQQVIDAVAAGLQAARTDFGVRTGQIICCLRHDPSALSHEVAQYAIQNWCPGKVVGLDLAADEAEHSGFPHRTAFRLARGVGMPRTVHAGEAAGAESIREAIHLLRAQRLGHGVHLEEDPTLFAPVRENHISLEMCPTSNVQTRAVNSLAEHPIDRYLKLGLPVTVNTDGRTTSNTTLTQEYGKLVRQFGWGLSEIQHTVLTAARSTFASEEERQELCRIILDQWPQA
- a CDS encoding FprA family A-type flavoprotein; its protein translation is MKARKIRENLYWMGAVDWDRRLFDSLIPLPDGTSYNAYLVQGRDKVALLDTVDPTMTHILMHQLENVPRLDYVVAHHAEQDHSGAIPHVLDKYENAQVVTTPKGKGMLVDLLCIPEERILTMEDGETLSLGGRTLEFIHTPWVHWPETMVTYLPEERILFTCDFFGSHLATTDLYVTDEWRVYEAAKRYYAEIMMPFRKVIRKNLEKIEGRDIDLIAPSHGPIYDRPSFILDAYRDWVSEKPKNIVVLPYVSMHGSTRRMVEHLVGALAERGITVHQFDLAATDIGKLAIALVDAATMVIGTPTVHIGPHPNVFYAAYLANALRPKLKFATIIGSYGWSSKVIEQIAVLIPNLEVEVLDPVLCKGFPREADFQALDRLAATIADKHRGLNL